A stretch of Aedes aegypti strain LVP_AGWG chromosome 2, AaegL5.0 Primary Assembly, whole genome shotgun sequence DNA encodes these proteins:
- the LOC110677272 gene encoding E3 ubiquitin-protein ligase MARCH3-like, translating to MTTTSVNIEPEFEEVSLSEEPQRQRSSSDSIACRICQSATEKSRLISPCLCKGSLRYVHRDCLEHWLSRSGLTHCELCLHRFQTYTTLRYGCMESLCVWYRHPGNRSLLVSDALIYAVLSFICFILTMICILVLRFQSSHGNTLQETLASTAVVCFLLLVLIVYLTNLFVLAKDHIIPWYRWWRSSRRIRLSEITLDDASDPSLVV from the exons ATGACCACAACATCGGTGAATATCGAACCGGAATTCGAGGAAGTATCTCTAAGTGAAGAACCACAACGGCAGCGAAGCAGCAGCGATTCAATTGCATGTCGGATATGCCAGAGTGCAACGGAAAAGTCACG TTTAATCTCGCCCTGTCTGTGCAAAGGATCACTTCGCTACGTACATCGGGACTGCTTGGAGCACTGGTTAAGCCGGTCCGGACTTACACACTGTGAGCTGTGTTTACACAGGTTCCAAACCTACACGACGTTAAG GTACGGCTGCATGGAATCGTTGTGCGTTTGGTATCGTCATCCGGGCAATCGTAGCCTGTTAGTG TCGGATGCACTGATTTATGCCGTCCTGTCATTCATCTGCTTCATCCTGACAATGATCTGCATCCTGGTGCTCCGATTCCAAAGTTCCCATGGTAACACGCTCCAGGAGACGCTCGCCTCGACCGCCGTTGTTTGCTTTCTGCTGCTGGTG CTAATTGTGTACCTAACCAACCTCTTCGTGCTGGCAAAGGATCACATCATTCCCTGGTACAG GTGGTGGAGATCATCCCGTAGGATACGACTTTCGGAAATTACCCTGGACGATGCTAGTGACCCGTCGCTTGTGGTATAA